GGCTGCCGATATGAAGAGTCTGCCATTAGAGAACGATTGGCTGACATAGAACTGCGTCGCTATTTTGGCACGCTGGATCAGGATTCTTTTGTAGCTTTGCTGCTGATGGCATAGTTGACTGTGAGGGAGGTATTCAAGCAATGACCAAGCTTTATTTGATTCGTCATGGTGAGACGTTGTGGAATGTAGAGCGGAGAATGCAGGGTCATCTGGATTCACCGCTTTCAGCGTTAGGTGAGCAGCAAGCCGCTTGGTTGTCTCAAGCGCTCAGCGACATCGAATTCGATGTCGTATGTGCAAGCAGCAGCGGACGCACGCGGCAGACAGCAGAGATCATCAAGGGTTCGCGCGACCTGCAAATCCATGTTTCTGACGACTGGAAAGAAATGAATTTAGGGGCCTGGGAAGGTCGGATATCGGCAGAAATCGAGGAGTTGGAACCAGACAATTTCCATGCATTCTGGCATGCTCCTCAGCTGTACAAGTCTGCGCATGGTGAATCCTACGAGGATTTGCGAGATCGGGTCATACCTGCGCTGACACAATTGATTAACGAGCACGCAGGAAAAACGATCGCTTTAATTTCTCATACGGTTACCCTAAAGATGATGATGGCGTATTTGGAACGTAGAACGCTTGCTGAGCTGTGGAACCCGCCATATTTTCATCCGACTTGTTTAAGTATTGTTGAATTTATTGATCAAGAACCCAACATTCGACTTCATGGGGATACGTCCCATTATCAAAAAGAGGCGTTTGGGTATTAATGACAGGATTTGAAGGAGGACGTTACCATGATTCTTGAAGTCGCTATACTACCGGTTATTGCGGGGAAAAATGCCGAGTTTGAAACCGCGTTCCGTCAAGCTTCGTCGATTATTTCGTCGATGAAAGGCTATATTTCGCATGAATTGCAAACCTGTATGGAAGACAATAACAAATATTTGCTGCTTGTGAAGTGGGAAACGCTGGAAGATCATACGGTTGGATTTCGAGGTTCGGCTGAATATCAAGAATGGCGCAAACTGCTGCATCATTTCTATGATCCGTTCCCTGTCGTGGAACATTATACGCCTACCCAAGCCTATATGCCGGAATAAAGGCGATCGCGGTCTAAAATGGATGATACGAGCGTAGGATGGATGGATACGAACCATTAAACCATCCTGTAAACGAGGTGATCCTCATGAGTGGTCGAAGCTTGCCATCCAGACAGATCAACATCGTCTTGCGGCAGCCTGAGCCTGGCACGCATAAGCGATCGGTCGATGGTGTGGGCGACCCATTGAACGCTTCGCCGCTGGCTGATTCCGAGCCTCATCTGAACGGAAAAAGGACGCCAATGGAAGGTCCTCTCTCGGATATTTTCAAAGAGCTGGCCCAATTGATTGGTCTCGATAATGTCAAAGAGCTCGTTCATGAAATTTATGCGCTGCTCCAAATTGCGCAGTTCCGCGCAGAAGCAGGTTTGATCAGCAACGCCCACGTGTATCATATGATATTTAAAGGCAGCCCAGGCACTGGCAAAACGACTGTCGCCAGGTTGATGGGGCGCATGTTCCATGCGATGGGTGTCTTGAGCAAAGGTCACTTTATCGAAGTGGAACGCGCGGATCTTGTCGGTGAATATATTGGGCATACGGCACTTAAGACACGTGAACTGATGAAAAAAGCGATGGGCGGCATTCTCTTTATCGATGAAGCTTATAGCTTGGCACGCGGTGGTGACAAGGATTTTGGGAAAGAATCGATTGATGCGCTGGTCAAAGGTATGGAGGATAAAAAGAATGAATTTATTCTTATTCTAGCCGGCTATAGCGATGAAATGGATCAATTTCTGGCCACGAATCCCGGGCTGCCTTCGCGGTTTCCGATACAAATTGATTTTGAGGATTATCCGATTGAACAATTGATTCAGATTACGGAGCTTATGGCCAAAGACCGTGAGTATGTGCTGCTGCCGCAGACCCTTGTGAAGTTGAAACAGCATTTAATCGAAGAAAAGGCA
Above is a genomic segment from Paenibacillus sp. HWE-109 containing:
- a CDS encoding histidine phosphatase family protein; translation: MTKLYLIRHGETLWNVERRMQGHLDSPLSALGEQQAAWLSQALSDIEFDVVCASSSGRTRQTAEIIKGSRDLQIHVSDDWKEMNLGAWEGRISAEIEELEPDNFHAFWHAPQLYKSAHGESYEDLRDRVIPALTQLINEHAGKTIALISHTVTLKMMMAYLERRTLAELWNPPYFHPTCLSIVEFIDQEPNIRLHGDTSHYQKEAFGY
- a CDS encoding antibiotic biosynthesis monooxygenase family protein, which codes for MILEVAILPVIAGKNAEFETAFRQASSIISSMKGYISHELQTCMEDNNKYLLLVKWETLEDHTVGFRGSAEYQEWRKLLHHFYDPFPVVEHYTPTQAYMPE
- a CDS encoding AAA family ATPase translates to MSGRSLPSRQINIVLRQPEPGTHKRSVDGVGDPLNASPLADSEPHLNGKRTPMEGPLSDIFKELAQLIGLDNVKELVHEIYALLQIAQFRAEAGLISNAHVYHMIFKGSPGTGKTTVARLMGRMFHAMGVLSKGHFIEVERADLVGEYIGHTALKTRELMKKAMGGILFIDEAYSLARGGDKDFGKESIDALVKGMEDKKNEFILILAGYSDEMDQFLATNPGLPSRFPIQIDFEDYPIEQLIQITELMAKDREYVLLPQTLVKLKQHLIEEKASTWRAFSNARYVRNILEKSMRHQAVRLLSQYVNAPSKIELMSIRPEDMKFK